The Candidatus Liberimonas magnetica sequence CTGATGATTGGCTGAAACAGAATAATGCACGGCTTCTAGGTATAACAGAAGATGAAAACGTTGAAATTGAGGATGAAGAAGCAGAAGATGTTAAGGAAGAACTGAAAAAAGATGAGAGAAAGTTGCTGGAAGCAATACATGTGAAGCAGTTTGTTGCTTCTATGGGGATGCTCTCAGAAATAACTGGTTTTGATGTAAGCAAAATCAGTCGTATGTCTAATGTTCTTGCAGAAAGAGGGTACATTTCAATTTGTGACATTCGAATCGGGAAAAGGCCCTTTCGGTATCCTGTACTTTTGGTGCGGGGATATCAAGCGCTTGGAATTGAGGAAGCTGAAAAGCAGGAATGTAAGGGCGGGCCAGATCACCGTATTTGGATATTTTTATTTGAGTCAAAGTTTAAGAAAAAGGGCATTAGCGCAGAGCATGAAAGGTTTTTAGGAGAAGGTCATAGTTCAGACCTTGTTTTGAAGTTATCGGATTATTCCGTAGGGGTTGAGGTTGAGCTTTCTTCCGCTAACACAAAAAACAATCTGGAAAAGGGATTGAGGCTTGGCTTAAACTACATTATTTTCGGGGCAAAGGACAGGAAAACCTTGCGCGAAATTCAGGCAATTATTAACGATTCATCTGAAGAGAATAAAAAGAAATGTTTTGCTTATTCGTTGACTGAGATTTACGAAGCAGAAAATATTATGGATTTGATTAAGCTATGATGAATATTGAGGTGTTACTAAATTCAATAAAAAGCCAAAACTTACCATTTCTATCGCTAGTGTCAATATCGAACAAAAAAATGATGCCCTTACCCTTGAACATCTGCTGGATATCCTTTTGCTTGCCAAAAAAATAGCAGACAAATCCAAAGAAGAATCTGATAAAATACAAAAACAGTTTCTTGACAATTCAAAACTATTGTAATAAGATGTGAAACGCTACAAAAAAATTACAGAAAGGAGGTGATTTTATGCTTGAACCTAATCCGAAACAGAAAGTAAAAGTTGCACTTTATGCGCGTGTTTCAACTGAAGAACAGACAAATAACTATTCTCTGGATGCACAGAAGGACTTGCTTATTAAATATGCCAAAGAGAACAACTTTGTTATTACAGGGGAATACATAGACGGCGGTTATTCAGGAACGAGCGATGACAGGCCGGAATTCCAAAAGATGATGGAAGATGCGAGAGGGGGTAAATTCAATTTGGTGCTGTTTTACAAGTATGATAGGCTTTTTAGGAACAATAGGCATTTGCTGAATACAGTTGAACAGCTTTCTCAATATGGTGTTGCAATAAAATCAATCACAGAGCCTTTTGACACAAGCAACCCTATGGGCAAGTGCATGGTCTCAATTTTGGGTAGTATGGCAGAACTAGAGAGGAATAATTTTTTGGAACGCTCGAAGCAAGGCAAATTAAGAAGGTACAGGGAAGGTTATTATGCCGGGAGCGGAGTTTTTGGCTATGATTATGATAAAGAGACAGATATTCTCACAATAAACACTAATGAGGCAGAAATTGTTAAGCATATTTTCAGTGAATATATTCAGCCGGAGTCTTCCCTATTAAAGGTTGCAAGAAATTTGAGAAAGCAGGGTTTGAAGACAAAGAAAGGGCTTGAGTTTCAGTCTCATTGTATTCATGGTATTCTTTTAAATTCAATGTACACAGGAAAATGGTATGCGAATAGATTAGGCCCTAAAAACAGCCTGAAGCCAAGGGATCTATGGATTGAAGTCAAAGTGCCTGCAATAGTTTCAGAGGAAGAATATAATCTTGCACATAAGCTTCTAAAGGAAAGGCGCATTTATTCCAAAAGAAACGTGAAGTATGATTATCTCTTACAAGGGCTAATTAAATGTGGTGCTTGTGGCTCTAAAATATCAGGCACATCAGACAGCTCATTGCCAACAATGATTAATGGCAGGCAGTACGGGCCTTATTTCAAGCTTTATTACAGGTGTAATCATTACTCAAAAAATCTCTTTGAAAAAAAAATTAGCTGTGATTTGAGATGGATTCAGTCTGAATTGATTGACGGTGCTGTCTGGAATAAGGCTGACATCATTCTAAATAATCCTGAAATTATAAGAAAAGCCGTAGAACGGGAAAGAGAATCAATGCCTGAAAGGGATGTTTTGCAGAAATCTTTGAAGAAGAATGAGGATGCTCTAAAAAGACTTTGCAGGGAAGAAGAAAGGATAATTGAGGCTTACAGGCGCAATATTATCAGTATTGAGCAATTAGACCAGCAGATTAGCGATATAAGGCTGAAGAAGGAGGCTTATAGCCATGAAATTGAAAGAATTGGCCTTCTGCTTGAGGATAAGAAGGAGAATATTGAAAGTGCCATTGATTGTGTCAGCCAGATAAACAAAGGCATTGGAAAGCTCAATCCTGATATAAAGAAACGGGTCTTGAGGCTTCTTGACACAAGTGTTGTGGTGAATACCAACGGAAAGGCAAATCTTACCTTTAGGATTCCGCTATCCCTTCCAGAGTCTTTTCCCCCTATTATGTCGGCAGAACATGCATCACACCCGCATTTACGAATTTGTTCTTCATTTCATAGCTCAGGTTTTCATCACTCCCGACAAGCATTGGTATCAATAAAGATGCTTCCAAGGCGGGGAATTTATCCTTGATAGTTTTAATAATGTTTTTCCTTAAAGAATAGGCAGCTGATTTGTAAAAAGGAGGCTGCTCATAACCTGTTTTCTCGATTGATTTCGCGTAAAAAATAGTATATATACCCTTACGGCCCAGGTATTTTGCGTAATTAAATCCTCCCGGGTTAGTTGTTTGAAACGGTGTTTTAATATCCCCGTTCATTAAAAGGATATCTCCGGGTTCAATATCGTTGATCTGTTTTTCTTTTGGCTTATAATTTATAAGTGTTTTTCCGCCTCTTTTGGCATTATTTAAAGAATAAATATCGAGCACAAACGCTACTTTGCCGTTTCTTTCTTCCGGAGGAAGTATTACTCGCCCCCGTAATAGCTGTTTTTGCTGTCCGGCATAGATAGATATGCCGTCCTTAGAAGGAGGGGAAACAAAAAAACCTTTTAGGTCAAGTATGAGCAAAGTAAAAGCATACAATAAAGTTAAAGTTATTATAGGCCTTTTTGTAATTAATTTATAAATAAATATGAAAGGGTTTAAAGAAACATGAAAGGTAAGTTTGGAACTGTTGTTTTCCATTATACGAAGTTTAAACGGCTTGTTTTGTGCCCTTAAGCAAGACTAAAGCAGTCAGAATAAATAGTACAGAAGCCAGGACAGGCATCCACACAGGAGCTATCCACGGGACGGGGATCAAGAATAGGACATCTAATGTAAATAAAAAAGGCGGCCAACCGATCAATAATTTTAGAAAAATGTAGTAGAAAATATCCCAAACCCCAAAAGGTAGAAGAAAAAAAGCAAGTTTTTCTTTCCATGTGTTTCCGGATATAAATGCTACAGTAAAAAGAATAACCATTGTTGATACTTCCCGGAATATTTCAGTCAAAAGAATGTCTAATGGAATTGGATTTAGAAAAGGTGTTTTTGCAAATATTATGTAGGGGAATGAGAGTTTAAGTGGTATGCTAAAACCGGAAGGGTAAAATAGTTGCCTTAAGTATACTACAACGGATGCTTCAAGATATCCAAAGGCAATACCGAACAATGTTACCAAAAATGTTTTTTTATAATTATCTTTGGATATTTCAAGCATTCAATAAAAAAACTTAGAATTTTTGCGTCGTATCAAGCTTAATCCCGGGGCCCATAGTAGATGAAATAGTGATACTTCTTAAATATTGGCCTTTGGAAGAAGCCGGTTTGGCATGTACGATTGCTTTTATCAAAGTTTTGGCATTCTCTACCAGGTTTTGAGGAGGGAATGAGGCTTTGCCTATCGAGCAATGTATGATCCCGTAGGAATCATTTTTATATTCAACCCGTCCCATCTTAAGCTCTTTGACCGTTCTTTCAAGTTCAAAAGTGACTGTGCCTGATTTAGGGTTTGGCATAAGGCCTTTTGGCCCCAGGACTTTACCCAGTTTGCCCAGGTCTTTCATCATATCCGGAGTAGCGACCAGGAAATCGAAATCGAGCCAGCCTTTTGATATTTTTTCTACCATGTCCTGCGCCCCAACCGCATCTGCTCCTGCAGCCTCTGCTTCTTTTATTTTATCACCGGTGGC is a genomic window containing:
- a CDS encoding recombinase family protein — its product is MLEPNPKQKVKVALYARVSTEEQTNNYSLDAQKDLLIKYAKENNFVITGEYIDGGYSGTSDDRPEFQKMMEDARGGKFNLVLFYKYDRLFRNNRHLLNTVEQLSQYGVAIKSITEPFDTSNPMGKCMVSILGSMAELERNNFLERSKQGKLRRYREGYYAGSGVFGYDYDKETDILTINTNEAEIVKHIFSEYIQPESSLLKVARNLRKQGLKTKKGLEFQSHCIHGILLNSMYTGKWYANRLGPKNSLKPRDLWIEVKVPAIVSEEEYNLAHKLLKERRIYSKRNVKYDYLLQGLIKCGACGSKISGTSDSSLPTMINGRQYGPYFKLYYRCNHYSKNLFEKKISCDLRWIQSELIDGAVWNKADIILNNPEIIRKAVERERESMPERDVLQKSLKKNEDALKRLCREEERIIEAYRRNIISIEQLDQQISDIRLKKEAYSHEIERIGLLLEDKKENIESAIDCVSQINKGIGKLNPDIKKRVLRLLDTSVVVNTNGKANLTFRIPLSLPESFPPIMSAEHASHPHLRICSSFHSSGFHHSRQALVSIKMLPRRGIYP
- the rplA gene encoding 50S ribosomal protein L1; protein product: MSKRLVETSKLVDKTKLYILEEGINLCKQTAKAKFDETVEVHLRLGIDPKQGDQLVRGTIALPFGIGKTRKVAVIATGDKIKEAEAAGADAVGAQDMVEKISKGWLDFDFLVATPDMMKDLGKLGKVLGPKGLMPNPKSGTVTFELERTVKELKMGRVEYKNDSYGIIHCSIGKASFPPQNLVENAKTLIKAIVHAKPASSKGQYLRSITISSTMGPGIKLDTTQKF